From Heliomicrobium gestii, a single genomic window includes:
- a CDS encoding stalk domain-containing protein: MPFSMKEPFLLAVAALFWLATTTTACASHGDTLDIILDGKSMPYSGLLLEESALVPLNAISDSLGAEPTWTPSDQTVCLKKADRTITMKMNEYKATVNDHQLSLDTPPQLIGHNVYVPLRFVAENLAASVSMDPATKTVALNRLKENAITIKTAKESSETKEMIINIQYPQFAGMQDPAVQEGINRKIQEQVAQFKQKTLTDAKEMRESFLDSNVPLRTFSIICNYAVKYNANNLVSLYFIDSNYLGGAHGMSYASSLTFDITDGKVYELPDLFSSPAYIERINQRIEQLKGSDYFLWTPFTSIDPKQAYYLSPNGLVVYYQLYDIAPYAAGFPQFTIPYAELADLLTVPIR; encoded by the coding sequence ATGCCGTTCTCCATGAAAGAACCCTTCCTCCTCGCCGTCGCAGCGCTGTTCTGGCTTGCAACGACCACAACCGCCTGCGCCAGTCACGGCGACACGCTCGATATCATTCTCGACGGCAAGTCCATGCCATATTCTGGCCTGCTCCTTGAAGAAAGCGCCCTTGTTCCCCTCAACGCCATCAGCGATTCCCTTGGGGCCGAACCGACCTGGACGCCATCGGATCAGACGGTGTGCTTGAAAAAAGCCGACCGGACGATCACCATGAAAATGAATGAATACAAAGCCACCGTGAACGACCATCAACTGTCGCTCGATACTCCTCCGCAGTTGATCGGCCACAATGTCTATGTGCCGCTCCGTTTCGTCGCAGAAAACCTCGCCGCCTCCGTATCCATGGATCCAGCCACGAAGACGGTGGCGTTGAATCGTCTCAAAGAAAATGCCATTACCATCAAAACAGCCAAAGAATCTTCCGAAACCAAAGAGATGATCATCAACATCCAATACCCGCAGTTCGCTGGCATGCAGGATCCGGCCGTCCAGGAAGGGATCAATCGCAAGATTCAAGAACAGGTCGCCCAGTTCAAACAAAAAACCCTCACCGATGCGAAGGAGATGCGAGAATCCTTCCTGGATTCGAATGTCCCCCTGCGCACCTTTTCCATCATCTGCAACTATGCCGTCAAATACAACGCCAACAACCTTGTCAGCCTCTACTTTATCGATTCCAACTACTTGGGCGGCGCCCATGGCATGTCTTACGCCTCTTCCCTCACCTTTGACATCACCGACGGCAAGGTCTACGAACTGCCTGACCTCTTCTCCTCCCCGGCCTATATCGAACGAATCAACCAACGAATCGAACAACTGAAAGGCTCTGATTACTTCCTTTGGACTCCCTTCACCTCCATCGACCCCAAACAGGCCTATTACCTGAGCCCCAACGGCCTGGTCGTCTACTACCAACTCTACGACATCGCCCCCTATGCCGCTGGGTTTCCCCAGTTCACCATCCCTTACGCCGAATTGGCCGATTTGTTGACTGTTCCGATTCGTTAA
- a CDS encoding class I SAM-dependent methyltransferase, with the protein MLSYEFDGHRYKEASRLMKEWGRRQIAELSLTGRERILDLGCGDGVLSKQLADLVPQGSVLGVDASVGMIRTAKELEAGNLTFQLLDINKMVFEEEFDLIFSNAALNWIFDHDRLLKSVYQALKPGGKARFNFAGQGNGAHYLAVITATMAEPAYRPYFENFQWPWFLPSADEYRQVVARQGFREATVWGEATDRRFIDTEELIRWLDQPALVPFIKHIPDDRKTVFRDTVVNRMIEGTRQPDGSHRDSFQRINLLARK; encoded by the coding sequence GTGCTTAGCTATGAATTTGACGGCCACAGGTACAAAGAAGCATCGCGGCTGATGAAGGAATGGGGCAGGCGGCAGATCGCCGAACTATCCCTGACTGGAAGGGAGCGCATCCTTGACCTCGGGTGTGGTGACGGGGTACTGTCGAAGCAACTGGCCGATCTGGTTCCCCAGGGGAGCGTACTCGGCGTCGATGCATCAGTGGGGATGATCCGAACGGCCAAGGAACTCGAAGCAGGCAACCTCACCTTTCAGTTGCTGGACATCAACAAAATGGTCTTTGAAGAAGAATTCGACCTGATTTTCTCCAACGCAGCGTTGAATTGGATCTTTGACCATGACCGGTTGCTAAAAAGTGTCTACCAGGCCTTAAAGCCGGGGGGAAAGGCGCGGTTTAATTTTGCCGGCCAAGGCAATGGCGCCCACTATCTGGCAGTCATCACTGCGACGATGGCTGAGCCGGCCTATCGCCCCTATTTTGAGAACTTCCAGTGGCCTTGGTTTCTGCCAAGCGCTGATGAGTACAGACAGGTGGTGGCGCGCCAGGGGTTCCGGGAGGCGACGGTATGGGGAGAAGCCACCGACAGGCGTTTTATCGATACAGAAGAGCTTATTCGCTGGCTTGACCAGCCGGCGCTGGTTCCCTTTATCAAACACATCCCTGACGATAGGAAAACGGTCTTTCGTGACACGGTGGTCAACCGGATGATCGAGGGAACGCGACAACCCGACGGCAGTCACAGGGATTCGTTTCAGCGGATCAACCTGTTGGCGCGGAAATAG
- a CDS encoding class I SAM-dependent methyltransferase, which produces MNRCVETCEFRSDRVVIFEFNGKKYKTASTHQKEWGTGLIAEIPLTGNERILDLGCGDGVLTQRLAELVPKGSVLGIDASAGMIDAAKELEQGNLAFRRLDINEMVFENEFDLVFSNAALHWILDHERLLGKVYRALKPGGMARFNFAGDGNCVHFFAVVREVMGEPLFREHYKLFSWPWYMPAVDEYKALVNRYDFREALIWEENADRYFSDREGMIRWIDQPSIVPFLQYLPDDKKAAFRFAVVKGMIEQTLQADGTCFETFRRINLLAWK; this is translated from the coding sequence GTGAATAGATGCGTGGAGACCTGCGAGTTCAGGAGCGATAGAGTAGTCATCTTTGAGTTTAACGGAAAAAAGTACAAAACTGCATCGACTCATCAGAAAGAGTGGGGAACAGGGCTGATCGCCGAAATTCCCCTGACCGGAAATGAACGCATCCTCGACCTTGGCTGTGGTGACGGGGTGTTGACGCAGCGACTGGCAGAACTTGTTCCCAAGGGAAGTGTGTTGGGTATCGACGCGTCGGCCGGGATGATCGATGCGGCAAAAGAATTGGAACAGGGGAACCTGGCCTTCCGGCGCCTCGACATCAATGAGATGGTTTTTGAAAACGAATTTGACCTGGTCTTTTCCAATGCGGCTCTGCACTGGATTCTCGATCATGAACGGCTGCTCGGGAAGGTCTATCGGGCGTTGAAGCCGGGGGGGATGGCGCGGTTTAACTTCGCCGGCGACGGCAACTGCGTGCACTTTTTTGCCGTCGTGCGAGAAGTGATGGGGGAACCGCTTTTTCGTGAACACTACAAGCTTTTTTCGTGGCCTTGGTATATGCCGGCTGTGGACGAGTATAAGGCGCTGGTGAACCGGTATGATTTCCGAGAGGCGCTGATCTGGGAGGAGAATGCCGACAGGTATTTTTCCGACCGGGAAGGGATGATTCGCTGGATCGATCAGCCGTCGATTGTGCCCTTTCTTCAATATTTACCAGATGACAAAAAGGCTGCTTTCCGGTTCGCTGTCGTAAAGGGGATGATTGAGCAGACGTTGCAGGCCGATGGGACATGCTTTGAGACGTTCCGGCGGATCAATCTGCTCGCATGGAAGTAA